One part of the Halostagnicola larsenii XH-48 genome encodes these proteins:
- a CDS encoding pyridoxal phosphate-dependent decarboxylase family protein: MTEQYSPASDDRPSNGRALADRLFLGSDDGNRAYLGAVEQAAEAVVTTVGEADDPYTGRGYRALRDHLDGETIPETGAPLSVVLDEVATDVLANSVVPSDEACVAHLQCPPMVPGLAAEMLLTAVNQSMDSFDQAPAATVIEERVIDDLADLFSLGDAADGVMTSGGTQSNFQGLLLARNRYVADRFDRSARANGLPPAATDMRVLCSEHAHFTAAQGAAHLGLGEDAVVSVPTDRTYRMDPEALRTQLERMKRNGERPFALFATAGTTDFGSIDPLEELADIAAEHDLWYHVDAAYGGALAVSDEHRSAIAGIERADSLSVDFHKLFYQPISCGAFLLREGDDFDLMARHAAYLNPDGDDAPHRVEKSTLTTRRFDALKPYIAFRTVGRKGLEALVDRSLSVATRTAELVRADDAYELVCDPTLNVVTFRYQPSNDHPELADGEWSDRLNREIREFLFDAGEGIVARTTVEDRVTLKLTLLNPRTTVDDIRTLLERGQRHAATVEAAELGTAPVETERGNAGGSTDGVER; the protein is encoded by the coding sequence ATGACCGAGCAATATTCTCCCGCGAGCGACGATCGACCGTCGAACGGACGCGCTCTCGCGGACCGACTCTTCTTGGGCAGCGATGACGGAAACCGAGCGTACCTCGGCGCGGTAGAGCAAGCGGCAGAGGCAGTCGTAACCACAGTTGGAGAGGCCGACGACCCGTACACGGGACGAGGGTATCGAGCGCTTCGAGATCACCTCGACGGGGAGACGATCCCCGAAACCGGCGCGCCACTTTCCGTCGTTCTCGACGAGGTCGCGACCGACGTCCTCGCGAACTCCGTCGTGCCGTCGGACGAAGCGTGCGTCGCCCACCTCCAGTGTCCGCCGATGGTGCCGGGACTCGCCGCGGAGATGTTGCTGACGGCGGTCAACCAATCCATGGACTCCTTCGATCAGGCGCCGGCAGCGACCGTGATCGAAGAACGGGTGATCGACGACCTCGCGGACCTGTTCTCGCTCGGCGACGCCGCCGACGGCGTGATGACCAGCGGCGGCACGCAGTCGAATTTCCAGGGGCTGTTGCTCGCTCGCAATCGCTACGTCGCCGATCGGTTCGACCGGTCGGCGCGAGCGAACGGGCTCCCCCCGGCTGCGACGGACATGCGGGTGCTCTGCTCGGAGCACGCGCACTTCACGGCCGCCCAGGGAGCCGCCCACCTCGGGTTGGGAGAGGACGCCGTCGTCTCGGTGCCGACGGATCGAACGTATCGAATGGACCCGGAGGCGCTTCGAACCCAACTCGAACGGATGAAACGGAACGGAGAGCGGCCGTTCGCGCTCTTCGCCACCGCGGGCACGACCGACTTTGGGAGCATCGATCCGCTCGAGGAGCTCGCCGATATCGCGGCCGAGCACGACCTCTGGTACCACGTGGACGCGGCTTACGGCGGCGCGCTCGCCGTCAGTGACGAACACCGATCGGCGATCGCCGGAATCGAACGAGCGGACTCGCTCTCGGTCGACTTTCACAAGCTGTTCTACCAACCCATCTCCTGCGGCGCGTTTCTCCTGCGCGAGGGTGACGACTTCGACCTCATGGCTCGTCACGCGGCGTACCTCAACCCCGACGGCGACGACGCCCCGCATCGCGTGGAGAAGTCGACGCTGACGACCCGTCGCTTCGATGCGCTCAAACCGTACATCGCCTTCCGGACGGTGGGTCGCAAGGGGCTCGAGGCGCTGGTCGATCGATCACTGTCGGTCGCGACCCGGACCGCCGAGCTGGTACGCGCCGACGACGCCTACGAACTGGTGTGCGATCCGACGCTGAACGTCGTCACCTTTCGGTACCAACCGTCTAACGACCATCCAGAACTCGCCGATGGCGAGTGGTCCGACCGCTTGAACCGCGAGATTCGTGAGTTCTTGTTCGACGCAGGTGAGGGAATCGTCGCCCGCACTACGGTCGAGGACCGCGTCACGCTCAAACTCACGCTCTTGAACCCTCGGACGACAGTCGACGACATTCGGACGTTGCTCGAGCGGGGACAACGCCATGCCGCGACCGTCGAGGCGGCGGAGCTCGGAACCGCGCCGGTCGAAACCGAGCGCGGAAACGCTGGCGGTTCGACCGACGGGGTGGAGCGATGA
- a CDS encoding diaminobutyrate--2-oxoglutarate transaminase family protein: MPPNQSNDGGTGRTISRSTTRAPRAEQSNARLRASQADRESNARTYPRSLPFAIASADGLEIVDADGNEYLDCLAGAGTLALGHNHPAVIEELERLFEEDRPLHTLDITTPEKEAFVDTLFESLPDAFTERAKVQFCSPAGTDAVEAALKLVKTATGNDSVLGYQGGYHGMTSGALGLMGDVSAKESIAGTGGNVHHLPYPDQYRHPFGFDEDHRSISHFVERVLTDPESGVASPAGMILELVQGEGGVNPAPDEWVREVRRITREADVPLIVDEIQTGMGRTGETWAFEHAGIVPDVITCSKAIGGGLPIAVVIYDESLDEWEPGAHAGTFRGHQLAMAAGRVTMRRVLDDNLDDHAAEMGMRLRKRLDRLADRFEEIGDVRGRGLMLGVEFVDPTAVGDGEVPPPDGELASDVSAACFDRGLIIETGGRDSAVARFLPPLIVSPQQIDEIAARFVEAVEATVTPAGGR, translated from the coding sequence ATGCCACCGAATCAATCGAACGACGGCGGCACTGGCAGAACGATCAGCCGATCAACTACTCGAGCGCCGAGAGCGGAGCAGTCAAATGCGAGACTGCGAGCGAGTCAGGCGGACCGAGAGTCAAACGCCCGAACCTATCCGCGGTCGCTGCCGTTCGCGATCGCCAGTGCCGACGGACTCGAGATCGTCGACGCCGACGGGAACGAGTACCTCGACTGTCTCGCTGGTGCCGGAACGCTCGCGCTTGGTCACAACCATCCGGCCGTGATCGAGGAACTGGAGCGGTTGTTCGAAGAGGATCGACCACTTCACACCCTCGACATCACCACGCCGGAGAAGGAGGCGTTCGTGGACACGCTGTTCGAGAGCCTCCCGGATGCGTTCACGGAGCGCGCGAAAGTGCAGTTCTGCTCGCCGGCCGGGACGGACGCCGTCGAAGCGGCGCTTAAACTCGTCAAAACCGCCACCGGGAACGACAGCGTTCTCGGGTATCAAGGAGGGTACCATGGAATGACGAGCGGTGCCCTCGGTCTCATGGGCGACGTGAGCGCGAAAGAGTCGATCGCGGGAACGGGCGGGAACGTTCACCACCTTCCCTACCCGGACCAGTATCGACATCCGTTCGGTTTCGATGAGGATCACAGATCGATCAGTCACTTCGTCGAGCGAGTACTCACCGACCCGGAAAGTGGCGTCGCGAGTCCCGCCGGCATGATCCTCGAGCTCGTTCAGGGTGAGGGTGGCGTCAATCCCGCACCGGACGAGTGGGTCCGTGAGGTCCGCCGGATAACGCGGGAGGCGGACGTTCCGCTCATCGTCGACGAGATCCAGACCGGAATGGGGCGGACCGGAGAGACGTGGGCGTTCGAACACGCGGGGATCGTTCCGGACGTGATCACCTGCTCGAAGGCGATCGGCGGCGGGCTTCCGATCGCCGTCGTCATCTACGACGAATCGCTCGACGAGTGGGAACCCGGCGCGCACGCGGGAACCTTTCGAGGCCATCAGCTCGCGATGGCGGCCGGACGCGTCACGATGCGACGCGTTTTGGACGATAATCTCGACGATCACGCGGCCGAAATGGGGATGCGGCTTCGAAAGCGGTTGGACCGACTTGCCGACCGCTTCGAGGAGATCGGAGACGTCCGTGGGCGCGGGTTAATGCTCGGCGTGGAGTTCGTCGATCCGACGGCGGTCGGCGACGGAGAGGTTCCCCCGCCCGACGGCGAACTCGCGTCGGACGTCTCCGCGGCCTGTTTCGACCGGGGGTTGATCATCGAGACGGGCGGACGCGACTCCGCCGTCGCCCGCTTCCTGCCGCCGCTTATCGTCTCCCCCCAACAGATCGATGAGATCGCCGCTCGATTCGTCGAGGCTGTCGAGGCGACGGTGACGCCAGCGGGGGGAAGATGA
- a CDS encoding MFS transporter, translating into MWTRGFGVPSAVIAVLLSTFFLGFGGGVVFPILPNLGAVVGIAPFVVGIILSANRIVRLLANAPVGVVVDRIGTRKPFVVGVGLETIATLGYLIALESGRPALWFTGARVLWGLGSAFVLAAAYTIAADVCDPESRGQTMSIVRGGTSMGFPAGMAIGGIVGEVYGAGTAFGVASALSVLACLLTAVAIPETHGADRSTNVGLGNLDFSPPVLIAGGANFALLFTYNGVVFATLVSFLDVINAGTVTIGAQGTSGVLIGLSVLTGSVFSVAGGKASDLIAHRLPVILSCLGCLSVGVFLLAFGSTMPVLVASVLLLGAGQGGVGGPLVSMLGDLTASDRMGRATGTYNAFGDLGASVGLLVSLPLAEAIGFGSLYALSACVPIIAGALVTGGLYTTYGGIPSVVGS; encoded by the coding sequence ATGTGGACGCGGGGATTCGGCGTACCGAGCGCAGTGATCGCGGTTCTCCTTAGCACGTTCTTCCTCGGGTTTGGCGGCGGCGTCGTCTTCCCGATCCTCCCGAACCTCGGGGCCGTCGTAGGTATCGCTCCGTTCGTCGTCGGGATCATCCTGAGCGCCAATCGTATCGTGCGGCTCCTCGCGAACGCGCCCGTGGGAGTGGTCGTCGACAGGATCGGAACCCGGAAACCGTTCGTCGTCGGCGTCGGACTCGAGACGATCGCCACGCTCGGGTACCTGATCGCCCTCGAGAGCGGACGCCCCGCTCTCTGGTTCACGGGGGCACGGGTGCTGTGGGGTCTGGGTAGCGCGTTCGTTCTCGCGGCGGCGTACACGATCGCCGCCGACGTCTGCGATCCGGAGTCGCGCGGGCAGACGATGAGCATCGTCCGAGGCGGGACGTCGATGGGATTCCCGGCCGGGATGGCCATCGGCGGCATCGTCGGCGAAGTGTACGGCGCTGGCACCGCCTTCGGGGTTGCGTCCGCGCTCTCGGTACTGGCGTGTCTGTTAACCGCGGTTGCGATTCCGGAAACTCACGGCGCCGATCGATCGACGAACGTCGGGCTCGGAAACCTCGATTTCAGCCCGCCGGTGTTGATCGCTGGCGGGGCCAACTTCGCGCTTTTGTTCACCTACAACGGCGTCGTGTTCGCGACGCTGGTCTCCTTTCTCGATGTGATAAACGCCGGAACGGTCACGATCGGGGCCCAGGGTACCTCCGGCGTCCTGATCGGTCTCAGCGTCCTCACCGGGTCAGTGTTTTCGGTGGCGGGCGGAAAGGCGAGCGATCTCATCGCTCACCGATTGCCGGTGATCCTGTCTTGTCTAGGCTGTTTGTCTGTCGGTGTTTTCCTGCTCGCGTTCGGCTCGACGATGCCGGTGCTTGTCGCGTCGGTTCTCCTCCTGGGGGCCGGCCAGGGCGGTGTCGGAGGGCCGCTGGTATCCATGCTGGGGGATTTGACCGCAAGCGATCGGATGGGGCGTGCAACCGGAACGTACAACGCGTTCGGCGATCTGGGCGCATCGGTCGGGTTGCTGGTGTCGCTTCCGCTGGCGGAGGCGATCGGATTCGGCTCGCTCTACGCGCTCAGCGCCTGCGTTCCGATCATCGCGGGTGCCCTCGTCACCGGTGGACTTTACACGACCTACGGCGGTATTCCGTCGGTCGTTGGAAGCTGA
- the glnA2 gene encoding gamma-glutamylputrescine synthetase produces MTTESTAVDRCRNGDCQLVRLLFVTQSGVVRTHAVDASKVESAIEDGVTLSQLVQTYNALGIRDKNGRFDAAGEVRLRPDPGTFRELPYAECTGAMLCDIETVDGEPWTVDPRSSLRAFVRKMEREGLSPEAAFESEFHLFETDDEGTVHRVDERGAYATESTRETHGVILSMIDSLKSQDIPVEKYYPEYAAGKHEIVTGRAAGVRSADEHVLLRETVNAIARDHGYGSTFLPKPFEHSTNGCHIHLSLWDDANRFYTGESGGLSPTARHFIGGVLTHAHALTALTAPTANSYARLRPQLGATGFACWGHGNREALVRVPAVGGSDPATATRIEFRAADCTANPYLALLGILAAGYDGIDREIAPPEPVAVDPATLSDGELEERAVERLPRTLGAALEEFESDRVLREALGDELFETYLQVKRSHWDQFTDSAGAWERDRLRSVY; encoded by the coding sequence ATGACGACAGAATCAACCGCGGTCGATCGGTGTCGGAACGGAGACTGCCAGCTCGTGCGATTGTTGTTCGTTACTCAGAGCGGGGTCGTGCGGACTCATGCGGTCGACGCGTCGAAAGTCGAGTCCGCGATCGAAGACGGGGTGACGCTCTCGCAACTCGTCCAGACGTACAACGCACTCGGGATTCGCGACAAGAACGGGCGGTTCGACGCGGCCGGTGAGGTGCGGCTCCGCCCGGATCCCGGGACGTTTCGCGAACTGCCCTACGCCGAGTGCACCGGCGCGATGCTCTGTGACATCGAGACCGTGGACGGAGAGCCCTGGACCGTCGACCCGAGATCGTCGCTGCGAGCGTTCGTTCGGAAAATGGAGCGGGAGGGCCTCTCGCCTGAAGCCGCGTTCGAGAGCGAGTTTCACCTGTTCGAGACTGACGACGAAGGGACCGTCCATCGGGTCGACGAGCGTGGTGCCTACGCCACCGAGAGCACGCGAGAAACCCACGGAGTGATCCTATCGATGATCGATTCGTTGAAGAGCCAAGACATCCCTGTCGAAAAATACTACCCGGAGTACGCGGCCGGCAAACATGAAATCGTCACTGGTCGAGCCGCCGGAGTCCGTTCGGCCGACGAACACGTCCTCTTGCGTGAAACCGTCAACGCCATCGCCCGCGACCACGGCTACGGGTCGACATTTCTCCCGAAACCGTTCGAGCACTCGACGAACGGCTGTCACATTCACCTGTCGCTGTGGGACGACGCCAACCGGTTCTACACTGGCGAATCCGGCGGCTTGAGCCCGACCGCTCGTCACTTTATCGGCGGCGTTTTAACGCATGCACACGCGCTGACGGCGCTGACGGCGCCGACAGCCAACTCCTACGCCCGGCTTCGCCCCCAACTCGGCGCAACCGGATTCGCTTGTTGGGGTCACGGAAACCGCGAGGCGCTCGTGCGCGTCCCCGCAGTCGGCGGCTCCGACCCGGCGACGGCGACCCGGATCGAGTTCAGGGCGGCCGATTGTACGGCGAATCCCTACCTCGCGCTGCTCGGAATACTCGCGGCGGGATACGACGGAATCGACCGCGAGATCGCCCCGCCGGAACCCGTCGCCGTCGACCCGGCGACGCTCTCCGACGGCGAACTCGAGGAGCGAGCGGTCGAACGGCTGCCGAGGACGCTCGGCGCGGCGCTCGAGGAATTCGAATCCGATCGAGTGCTACGCGAGGCGCTCGGGGACGAACTGTTCGAAACCTACCTTCAGGTCAAGCGGAGTCACTGGGATCAGTTCACCGACAGCGCCGGCGCCTGGGAACGCGATCGCCTTCGGAGCGTGTACTGA